The sequence TTCACTGTGGCTGATGCAGACCTCCACTGCAAGGTTCTCGAGTTTGTCAAGGCAGCAACCACTGTAAACCTTGTTGAGGCAGATATAATAGTATCTGGTGGCAGGGGTGTTGGTAAACCAGAAGGATTTGATCTTCTTAAACAGCTTGCCGATGTTTTGGGTGGTGCAGTTGGTGCATCCCGTGCTGCAGTTGACTCTGGATGGATACCATATGAACATCAGGTAGGACAGACTGGTAAGACTGTAAAACCCAAGATATACATTGCATGCGGTATATCAGGGGCAATCCAGCACCTGGCAGGTATGAGGACATCTGATTGTATAGTTGCCATCAATAAAGACCCTGATGCACCTATCTTTAAAGCAGCCACATTCGGTATTGTAGGTGATTATACACAGGTTGTGCCAAAGCTTATAGAAAAATTCAAATCAAAACTCAATAAATAGTTCATTTTGGCAGATAAAGAAAGGGGGAGAATATCCCCCTTTTTTATTGTCGTGACTCAAGATCTTCTTCAAAGCTCTTTGATTTATCCATTGCACTATTATATTTAATCCCCCTTAGGGTTATGATGGGTTTTTTTTAGTTTTTCCACGATATTACCTCTTTTTAAGTAGTTGAGATAATTATGTGAGAAATCATCAATGATCTTTTTAAGATAGCCCATATTGTTTTCTATGGCCTTTTTGTAAAGATCCTCATGGATGCCCCATCTTTCTATAAAATGGTATATGACATATTCTTCCATACCACCTAATTGATCATAAAATCTTTGCTGGACGTTATTATAAAATGAGGCAGTTTTTTTAAGGAGGTCAAACTCATCATCGAATCCTGTAATATTACCCTCTATAAACTCACGAAAAAGAAATAGAAGCTTTTCAAGATAAACCCTATCTGCCATCTGGCTAATAAAATCAGCAGTTCCCAACATCTTTCCCAATATCATAATCTCATCTGATCTGAACCTTATAGAATTTATATTCTTAGTTATAATGGTGCATTTTAAAATACTTGCACAATCATTGATATCTTTTTTCAAAAATCCTTTTGCTTTTAGATAATCTCTGGTAAATCTTATACTCCTCTCTACATGTTTTAGCGTATACCTGGCGCCTGTCCCTTTTTTATCACCAATCTTCTGTATATAGCCTGTATCATGAAAAAGGGCTCCAAGTATACCCAGAAGCAACATATTATTAGAGAGGTTATTGTTCTTTATAAAGTAGCCATGCATCATCCTAACCATGGCAAGGAGTGTATTTAAGGTATGATTTAGATCATGATAATCTGTATTGCATGGGCGATAACCAGGATATTCACCTTTAAACAGTCTTATCATGTCTGAATATATAGTATCGTAAAATGTATAATCAAAATCCTTATACATCATGGATATAATATTCTTTGTTTCTCTATATATCTCTTCATGGTCATCCATTTTTATAAGGTCGTGGAGTTTAAATGGGGGGTGAATTCTATAGTGGACGTCTCGTTTATTGTCCATGATTTATAGTATCAAATTATATAAAAAAATAAAATCTATTAATGTATTTTTTCTGCAGTTTTCAATTCTTTGATTTTTAAATGCTCTTTTAGAAGTAGGATAAATCCTAATGTATTGTATGGTATATACCATGATGCATGAAATAATATAGAAGCTGTAAACCCTTGTGTTTTAGGTATATCGAATATGGCAAGGAGGTAAACAAGTATGAACTGGTAAACACCTATATAGCCTGGAGATGAAGGAACTGCAAGACCCATATTTAAAAGTGCGCATATAAAAGGAATGTAAATAAAACTGATAGATATGCCTATTGTTAATGTGACAAAATAAAGGGCAGAACTCATGAATATCCACTGAACAAAGGCTATAAATATGTAATAGATAATTGTTATGGGGGATTTTATACGGCTTAAATTCTCTTGAATCTCCATGAGTCTTTTTGCAACCTTTACAAATAACGGCTTTTGAATAGCATGGAGTTTATTTGCAATGATATTGGCAGTTTTTCTATTGCTCAAAAGCACAAAAACAACAATACATATGGTAAGCACTATAATAAGCATGTATATAGCCTTTGATACATGGTGGGGCATACTTTGTTTTGGAAAAAAGACAAATGTTATTATAAGGAGCCCTATGAGGTCAAATAGTCTATCTACAAGGACGGTAGATAATGCAAATGAAAAAGATAGACCTTCTTTTCTTGATAATACATAGCCCCTTACCACCTCACCTATCCTGGCAGGCAAGACATTGTTTATAAAAAGTCCTATAATGAGGGCTGTAAAGGTGTTTTTTATCTTAACATTCCCCCCTGCAATCATAGACCATTTAATGGATGAAAACAGAGCAGCAAGAAAGATGAATAATGTAGGGAGCAATACAAGCCTGTAGTCGGCATTTTTTAGAATTGTCCAGATATCGTTAAAGTGTATGCCTCTTAAGGAAAGATAAAGAAGTATTAGACTAATAATAAAACCGATTAATGTAAAGATTCGATTTTTATTCAATTTATGCCTCTTTTTGATTTTTCGTAATTAAATATCCCTTTATTTTGATTATTTGTAAGATAAATGCCAATACATACAAGGATAAGTCCACCAATTAGACCTGTAGTCACCTGCTCTTTTGATAAAACTATGCCGAAAAGCACGCCAAAGACAGGGGTAAGGAATGTAAATACAGATAGACGCGCCACAGGGTATTCATGGATGAGCTTGAACCATGCCAGATATGACATAAAAGCCACTACAATGGATTGAAAAAGGACAGAAGCGGTCACCTTAAGGTTGAGGTCTATAACCCACCTGTCTTCAAATATAAGGGCACATATGAACATAATAGGCACTGAAAATATCAATTGGTATAGAAAGGTATTTATGGGATGGACACTAAGGGCAAGGTATTTTTTAATGTAGATGGTGGTGGCAGCCCATAGGATGGCAGCTATGATGGCAAATATATCACCCATGAGTATTGCCCTTGAATGAGTAGCAGGTTTATCCATAAACACAAAATATACGCCTATAAAGGCAAGTATTAAGCCTACAATCTTTATAAGATTTAACCTTTCTTTTAGAAATATGTGGGCACCTATAGCTACAACAAATGGTGAGAGATAGATAAGGACTGCGGATCTTGCAGCACCTGTAAACAAAATGGCAAGATAAAAAAATACAAATTCAAGACCAAATAATATGCCAGTTATAAACCCATGAAATAAGATTATACCTTTATTAAAAACAGGTTGTTTTATATAGAGACAATATAATATACCTAAAAACGAAGCAATAGTAGACCTCAAAAATGTGGTAAAAATAGGCGATAAACCTATGTTGGAGTATTTGATGGCAGAATAGTTTAGCCCCCATAGCAATGTAAGTATCAAAACTATGAGAAATCCTTTTATATCAATATGGTCTTTAGGCATACCTATGCTTAATGTTTTCCTTGACAATCTTATACCTTTTTTGTTCTATTAAATCACTTAAAAAGAGAAGGAGCAAGAGGTTAGATGATGAAAACAGGCATTGTTGGAACAGGTTCTTATTTACCTGAGAAGGTCATGACAAATTTTGATATAGAAAAATTCCTTGATACATCAGATGAATGGATTTTTACAAGGACAGGCATAAAAGAAAGAAGGATAGCAGAAGACACACAGGCAACCTCAGATCTATGTAAGATAGCATCTGAAAGGGCTATGGAGGCTGCTGGGGTTAAGTCGGATGATATAGACCTCATAATACTTGCAACCATTACCCCTGACACACACTGCCCTGCAGGGGCAAACTGGCTGGAGGCAAAACTCGGTTGTCGTAGGGCAGTGTCTTTTGATGTAACTGCAGCATGTTCTGGTTTTATCTTTGCTCTCCATGTGGCAGATAGGATGATAAAATCCGGTTCCAATAAGGTTGCCCTTGTTGTTGCTGGTGAGATTATGAGTAGGGTAGTTAACTGGAAAGAGAGGGAAAGCTGTATATTATGGGGCGATGGAGCAGGGGCTGCCATAGTTACCGAGACATCTTATGGTGCAGAGATACTTTCAACGCATATCCATACAGATGGTGCCAACGGAGATACCTTGCTTATGCCCGGTGGAGGTTCTAAGACAACGCCCATCTCTTACGAAAGTGTAGATAAAGGTTTACACTATTTGAAGATGATAGAGGCTAACAAATCCTTTAAGGTGGCTGTAAATAGGTTTGCTGAGGCATGTGAAGAGGCAGTATCAGCCAATAACTATACTATAAATGATGTAGACGTAATCATACCGCATCAGGCAAACTTAAGGATACTTCAGGGCATGGGAAAAAAATTAAAGGTCCCAGATGAAAAGGTATACATGACAATACAAAAATATGGTAATATATCTTCTGCTACAGTTCCTATTGCCCTTGATGAGGCTGTAAGGGATGGGACAATAAATAAAGGAAGCCTTGTATTATTAACTGCATTTGGTGGTGGTCTCACATGGGGCAGTTCATTGATAAGGTGGTAATAGAAGCGGTTTTAAGTGGCGAGTGAAATTTTTATATTACTCATCACCGACCACTTATTACTATTCACTGGTTTCTACTGGGAGGGATGGCTGAGCGGCCGAAAGCGGCGGTCTTGAAAACCGTTGGGCGTTTACGCGCCCCGTGGGTTCGAATCCTACTCCCTCCGTTTTTTTATTTTTTATAAATTCTCAAAGATTTCTATCGTTCATAGATCTTCAATAAAATCAAATATAAATAGGTTTTTATAGTTCCAATAAGTCCATAAAAATCCATTGGCAGCCACACATTTTTTAAGGTTAATGAAGATATTGCGTAGATTTCAATCACATATTTTAGCCTTAGAAAAATTTTTGAATATTTTGGAGAAAATAGTTAGATTAAAGGTCGTTTCTCAATAAACTAAATCAGTATTATAAAACAATGCCTAAGTTAATATTAGCATAATATACGTTTTTTTGCTGTTGTTGAGGATTAAAAAGAGGTGTTGGGATAAAATAGGATTTATTGTTAGAGGTGGGTGAGATATACATTTTAGATTTTAAGAAAAAAAATATAAAGTATTGAAATGTTTCTGTGAGTAAAGTCTTAAAAAATTATCTATAAAAAATGCTTGACTTTTTCACTTAAACAACAGAATAATAAACAAAATTAGACAAAATTCTAAGCAAAACAGAAATTTTAAAATAAACATTAAAAATAAAAGGTGGACAGAGGAGATAAAGATTATTTAAATGGAAGACGAAAAGCAGGGTTACCAGGGTGAAATTAATATTGTTGATCTTATTAAGGTAATCTTAAAAAATATAAAGTTCATTGGCGTAATTGTGGGAATAGTGGTAGTTGCAACTGCCATAATCTCATTAATTATGACTCCTACCTATGAATCTAAGGCATTGATTATGCCTACGACCTCCACAAAGGATATAGGTATAGGCATGGGTATAAGCAGTATGCTCGGTATTACAGGCCCAGCATCACCTATGTCTACAGAGATAGTGAATCTTTTAAAAAGCAATGTCTTAAAAGAGAAGATAATAAAGAGATACGATCTATTAAAGATTTTTTTTGAAGATGATTATGAAAAAATGAAAAGGAAAATGGCTGAAAATGAGTTGCTATGGAAAGGCATAAGAAGACTTGATAATATAATTACTGTGAATTTTAAACAAAAAGACAATGTTATAGAAATTGTAGCAGGTTATAAAGACCCTAAGATCGCAAGAGATCTTGTGAATTATACTCTGATAGAACTAACAGATTATATGAGCTATGAGGCTAAGAGGGTGGCAGAGACGAACAAGAAATACCTTGAGTCACAGATAGAAAAGACCTCAGACCCTTTTATAAAGACAAAGCTTTATGCCCTTATTGCCCAGCAGCTCGAGACTGCCATGATGGCAGAGGTTAAAGAGAATTTTGCCTTTAAGGTTTTAGACGCACCAAGGGTCCCTGATATAAGAACAAAGCCTAAAAGAAGACAGATGGTTTTAATTGCTTTTGTTGTTTCCATTTTTATAGGGATCTTTGCTGCATTTTTAAAAGAATATATACAGAAAAATAGAGAGACCATACAAGAGCTCAAGGAGATATCTGGTTTCAAAACTCGATGGTTTTTTAAAAGGAGACACTAAGGGGGGTAGGTTGTGAATAGATATTTTTTAATCCTTACATTTATTGCCCTTTTTATCTTTGCTGGTTTGGCAGGGGCACAACAACAGCCAGGGGTGGCCCCAGGCATGGTATTACCAGGTCAGCCTGTGATTTATCCAGGCGTTACAGGATTTTCAGGGCAGTCCCAACCGTCAAAAGGAGGCGTTCAAACACAATCTACATTACCGCAGGCTCAAGGCGCTCAGGTGACACCCCCTGCACAAACCCAGATGCAAGCACCACAGCAAATCACTCCCCAGCAGGCAGAGGCATTAAAAAGGCTAAGCCCTGAACAGCAGCAGGCAATCCAGTCTGAGGTTTTAAAGACTGGTGGACAGCTTACCCCAGAGGCTATAGAGGCACTAAAGAAAAAGCCGGAGTTTCAATTACTCACGCCAGAGGATGTCATAAAAGGCAAAGAAGCCCTGGAAAAAAAGGAAAAAGATGCAGAAAAAAAAATAACCGACATCACACCTGGCAAGCAGGTTATAGAAGAGGCAAAGGGTGAAGAAACTCTTTTTGACAGGTTCAGAAAAGTTGGTAAGTATCAGGATATACCATTAAATATCAGACCCTTTGGCTATGATTTTTTTAGAGAAGCAGCAGTCAAGGTTATAACAGATAGAAAGGATATCCCTGTTCCAAGTCAATATGTCATAGGACCTGGTGATGAAGTTAAAATCCTTTTATGGGGGAGGGTGAATGCCCAGTATAATCTCATAGTAGATAGAAACGGAAACATCACGGTTCCTCAGATAGGACCTATCCCTGTAGCAGGATTAACATTTGAGGATATGTCAAAGCACCTTATAAAACAATCAGAGCAGATAGTAGGTGCGAACATCGATATAACTATGGGTGCATTAAAGAGCATTCCCATATTTGTCCTTGGTGATGTTAGAAGGCCTGGTGCATATACTGTAGGCTCTTTTGCCACCATCACAGATGCCCTGCTTATAGCAGGAGGCCCATCTGCCATAGGAAGCATGAGAAACATCCAGCTTAAAAGAAAGGATAAGGTTGTAGTGACCTTTGATCTATATGATCTTTTGCTGAAGGGTGACAAATCAAATGATGTTATCCTCCAGGCAGGGGATGTGGTATTTGCCCCTGTAGCAGGGCCTGTGGTAGGTATTGCAGGTAATGTTAAAAGACCGGCCATATATGAGCTAAAAGATAAAGTTTCATTACATTCACTTTTTGAACTGGCAGGGGGTATATTACCTACAGCATATACACAGCAGATTCAAGTGGAAAGGATAGTAAAGAATGAAAGGCAGATAGTATTCGATATCAATGGTAAAGATTTATCCATCTCAAAAGATATTTTTCTAAAAGACGGCGATTTTGTTAAGGTATTTTCCATAGTCGATAGAGATGTAAATGTGGTATTTTTAGAAGGCAATGTAAAGAAACCTGGTAAATATGAACATAAACAAGGC is a genomic window of Syntrophorhabdaceae bacterium containing:
- a CDS encoding lysylphosphatidylglycerol synthase transmembrane domain-containing protein, producing MNKNRIFTLIGFIISLILLYLSLRGIHFNDIWTILKNADYRLVLLPTLFIFLAALFSSIKWSMIAGGNVKIKNTFTALIIGLFINNVLPARIGEVVRGYVLSRKEGLSFSFALSTVLVDRLFDLIGLLIITFVFFPKQSMPHHVSKAIYMLIIVLTICIVVFVLLSNRKTANIIANKLHAIQKPLFVKVAKRLMEIQENLSRIKSPITIIYYIFIAFVQWIFMSSALYFVTLTIGISISFIYIPFICALLNMGLAVPSSPGYIGVYQFILVYLLAIFDIPKTQGFTASILFHASWYIPYNTLGFILLLKEHLKIKELKTAEKIH
- a CDS encoding Wzz/FepE/Etk N-terminal domain-containing protein; translated protein: MEDEKQGYQGEINIVDLIKVILKNIKFIGVIVGIVVVATAIISLIMTPTYESKALIMPTTSTKDIGIGMGISSMLGITGPASPMSTEIVNLLKSNVLKEKIIKRYDLLKIFFEDDYEKMKRKMAENELLWKGIRRLDNIITVNFKQKDNVIEIVAGYKDPKIARDLVNYTLIELTDYMSYEAKRVAETNKKYLESQIEKTSDPFIKTKLYALIAQQLETAMMAEVKENFAFKVLDAPRVPDIRTKPKRRQMVLIAFVVSIFIGIFAAFLKEYIQKNRETIQELKEISGFKTRWFFKRRH
- a CDS encoding beta-ketoacyl-ACP synthase III, which produces MMKTGIVGTGSYLPEKVMTNFDIEKFLDTSDEWIFTRTGIKERRIAEDTQATSDLCKIASERAMEAAGVKSDDIDLIILATITPDTHCPAGANWLEAKLGCRRAVSFDVTAACSGFIFALHVADRMIKSGSNKVALVVAGEIMSRVVNWKERESCILWGDGAGAAIVTETSYGAEILSTHIHTDGANGDTLLMPGGGSKTTPISYESVDKGLHYLKMIEANKSFKVAVNRFAEACEEAVSANNYTINDVDVIIPHQANLRILQGMGKKLKVPDEKVYMTIQKYGNISSATVPIALDEAVRDGTINKGSLVLLTAFGGGLTWGSSLIRW
- a CDS encoding DMT family transporter, with product MSRKTLSIGMPKDHIDIKGFLIVLILTLLWGLNYSAIKYSNIGLSPIFTTFLRSTIASFLGILYCLYIKQPVFNKGIILFHGFITGILFGLEFVFFYLAILFTGAARSAVLIYLSPFVVAIGAHIFLKERLNLIKIVGLILAFIGVYFVFMDKPATHSRAILMGDIFAIIAAILWAATTIYIKKYLALSVHPINTFLYQLIFSVPIMFICALIFEDRWVIDLNLKVTASVLFQSIVVAFMSYLAWFKLIHEYPVARLSVFTFLTPVFGVLFGIVLSKEQVTTGLIGGLILVCIGIYLTNNQNKGIFNYEKSKRGIN